In Candidatus Sulfurimonas marisnigri, a single genomic region encodes these proteins:
- a CDS encoding GNAT family N-acetyltransferase, with protein sequence MEIIKATLEDIPQLCQLLNSLFQQETEFLPDENAQIRGLTTILCKSEVGHIIVAKESNKIIAMVNILYTVSTALGERVGILEDMVVSQDYRNQGVGSKLIKFAIKFAKGSGCKRLTLLTDEDNNIAHKFYIKEGFSRSTMVPFRIMLNDD encoded by the coding sequence ATGGAAATCATAAAAGCAACATTAGAAGATATTCCTCAGTTATGTCAATTGTTAAATTCTCTTTTTCAACAAGAAACAGAATTTTTACCAGATGAGAATGCACAAATAAGAGGACTTACAACTATACTTTGCAAATCAGAGGTTGGTCATATAATAGTTGCTAAAGAATCAAACAAGATTATCGCTATGGTGAACATCTTATATACTGTCTCAACAGCACTTGGAGAGAGAGTTGGTATATTAGAAGATATGGTTGTTTCTCAAGATTATCGTAACCAAGGAGTTGGTTCAAAACTTATAAAATTTGCAATAAAATTTGCTAAGGGAAGTGGCTGTAAAAGGTTAACATTATTAACTGATGAAGATAACAATATTGCTCATAAATTTTATATTAAAGAAGGGTTCAGTCGTTCAACGATGGTGCCATTTCGTATTATGCTAAATGACGATTAA
- the nifK gene encoding nitrogenase molybdenum-iron protein subunit beta has protein sequence MQDVENIVNGQKLFLKEEYQEVFKNKQEFESNMGSVNPAKVEEIAEWTKSWDYREKNLSREAITVNPAKACQPLGAVMAALGFENTMPYVHGSHGCVSYFRTYFTRHFKEPTPCVSDSMSESSAVFGGLANMKDGLRNCNAMYKPEMIAVSTTCMAEVIGDDLNAFVQGAIDDAEGELDNTAVTYAHTPSFVGSHITGYDNMIKAILEQLNPPKSEKVLDEERINIIPGFEPYLGSLKEVKEIAASFSDKIVMIGDHEDQWNTGAGEYELYAGGTTLEEARTAINASSTISLQKYSTIQTSKTIKNKWKQGYETCNPIGLSGTDAFVVKLAELTGKEVSDELKLQRAQLVDAMQDSYPYMHGKKFAIYGDPDFLLGLVSFIVEMGGIPTHILCNNAPKKGWEADMQAIVDKSDWANECQIWPGKDLWHLRSLLFTEPVDFMIGNVYGKELYRDTNTPLIRIGFPIFDRHHLHRYSISGYKGALNLLTWITNSILDHLDEETKDTGKTDYFFDSVR, from the coding sequence ATGCAAGACGTAGAAAATATTGTAAACGGACAGAAACTATTTTTAAAAGAAGAGTATCAAGAAGTTTTTAAAAATAAACAAGAGTTTGAAAGTAACATGGGTTCAGTGAACCCTGCTAAAGTAGAAGAAATCGCTGAGTGGACAAAGTCTTGGGACTATAGAGAAAAGAACTTAAGTAGAGAAGCAATTACTGTTAACCCTGCTAAAGCTTGTCAACCTCTAGGTGCTGTAATGGCTGCTCTAGGTTTTGAGAACACTATGCCTTATGTTCATGGATCTCACGGTTGTGTCTCTTACTTTAGAACATATTTTACAAGACACTTTAAAGAGCCAACTCCATGTGTATCAGATAGTATGAGTGAATCATCAGCTGTTTTTGGTGGACTTGCAAATATGAAAGATGGCTTACGAAATTGTAACGCTATGTATAAACCTGAAATGATTGCTGTTAGTACTACATGTATGGCAGAAGTTATTGGTGATGACTTGAATGCTTTTGTTCAAGGTGCAATTGATGATGCTGAGGGTGAGCTAGATAATACTGCTGTAACTTATGCACATACTCCATCTTTTGTTGGTAGCCATATTACTGGTTATGACAACATGATTAAAGCGATTTTAGAGCAGTTAAATCCTCCAAAATCTGAAAAAGTACTTGATGAAGAGAGAATTAATATTATCCCTGGATTTGAACCATACCTTGGTTCATTAAAAGAAGTAAAAGAGATAGCTGCATCATTTAGCGATAAAATCGTTATGATTGGTGACCATGAAGATCAGTGGAATACTGGTGCTGGTGAGTATGAACTGTATGCTGGTGGTACAACTTTAGAAGAAGCAAGAACAGCTATCAATGCTAGTTCAACTATATCTTTACAGAAGTATTCAACTATACAAACTTCTAAGACTATTAAAAACAAATGGAAGCAAGGATATGAAACTTGTAATCCAATCGGTTTATCTGGAACTGATGCTTTTGTAGTGAAATTAGCAGAGTTAACTGGTAAAGAAGTTAGTGATGAGTTAAAGCTTCAACGTGCTCAACTTGTTGATGCAATGCAAGATTCTTACCCGTACATGCATGGTAAAAAGTTTGCAATCTATGGTGACCCTGACTTTTTACTAGGTCTTGTTTCATTTATAGTAGAAATGGGTGGTATTCCAACTCATATTCTTTGTAACAACGCTCCTAAAAAGGGTTGGGAAGCAGATATGCAAGCAATCGTTGACAAGTCTGACTGGGCTAATGAATGTCAAATTTGGCCAGGTAAAGATTTATGGCACTTAAGAAGTCTACTGTTTACTGAGCCGGTTGACTTTATGATTGGTAATGTTTATGGTAAAGAGCTTTATAGAGATACAAATACACCACTAATCCGTATTGGTTTCCCTATCTTTGATAGACATCACCTACATAGATATTCTATTAGCGGTTATAAGGGTGCGTTAAATCTATTAACTTGGATTACAAACTCTATTCTTGATCATCTTGATGAAGAGACTAAAGATACTGGAAAAACTGATTATTTCTTTGATTCTGTAAGATAG
- the nifD gene encoding nitrogenase molybdenum-iron protein alpha chain: MSEMLEELQLEAIKEVLEVYPAKAAKSRAKHLGVDSPEGVKGACDTTRSNKQTVPGVMSQRGCAYAGSKGVVWGPIKDMIHISHGPIGCGQYSRGGRRNYYTGTTGIDTFGTMNFSTDFSEKDIVFGGDTRLKKALSEIDELFPLNNGISIQSECPIGLIGDDIQAVAKKHKSESSKPTIAVSCEGFRGVSQSLGHHLANDAIRDEVMTDTSARSDFQSTPYDVAIIGDYNIGGDAWATRILLEEMGLRVIAQWTGDATYKEMAIAPKSKLNLLHCYRSMNYISRHMEQEFEIPWMEYNFFGPSNTTASLRKIAEFFGGEIVANTEAVIAKYTKMTDEVIAKYKSKLEGKKVMLYIGGLRPRHVIGAYEDLGMEIIGTGYEFGHGDDYKRTKEDLSRSTLIYDDANEYELEQFVKKLRPDLVAAGVKEKYVFQKMGLPFRQMHSWDYSGPYHGYDAFAIFAKDMDLAMNSPVWSHTKAPWDKQEVGA; this comes from the coding sequence ATGAGTGAAATGTTAGAAGAACTACAGCTTGAAGCGATAAAAGAAGTACTAGAAGTTTATCCTGCGAAAGCTGCAAAAAGTAGAGCAAAACATTTAGGTGTTGATTCACCAGAAGGTGTTAAGGGTGCTTGTGACACTACAAGAAGTAATAAACAAACCGTACCAGGTGTAATGAGTCAACGTGGTTGTGCTTATGCTGGTTCTAAAGGTGTTGTTTGGGGACCGATTAAAGATATGATTCATATCTCTCATGGACCTATTGGCTGTGGTCAATATTCTCGTGGCGGTAGAAGAAATTACTATACAGGTACTACAGGTATAGATACATTTGGAACAATGAACTTTTCAACTGATTTTAGTGAAAAAGATATTGTATTTGGTGGAGATACAAGACTTAAAAAAGCTCTTAGTGAGATTGATGAATTATTTCCACTAAATAACGGTATATCTATTCAGTCAGAGTGTCCAATTGGTCTAATTGGAGATGATATCCAAGCAGTTGCTAAAAAGCATAAATCTGAGAGTTCAAAACCAACTATCGCTGTTTCATGTGAAGGTTTCCGTGGGGTTTCTCAGTCTCTTGGTCATCACCTTGCAAATGACGCTATACGTGATGAAGTTATGACTGATACAAGTGCAAGATCAGATTTTCAATCAACTCCATATGATGTTGCTATCATTGGTGATTATAATATTGGTGGAGATGCTTGGGCAACAAGAATCTTACTTGAAGAGATGGGTCTAAGAGTTATCGCTCAGTGGACTGGTGATGCTACTTATAAAGAGATGGCAATCGCTCCAAAGTCAAAACTAAACTTACTTCATTGTTACCGTTCTATGAACTATATCTCTCGTCACATGGAACAAGAGTTTGAGATTCCTTGGATGGAATACAACTTTTTTGGTCCAAGTAATACGACTGCAAGTTTAAGAAAAATTGCTGAGTTTTTTGGTGGTGAGATTGTAGCAAATACTGAAGCTGTAATCGCTAAGTATACAAAAATGACAGATGAAGTTATTGCTAAATATAAGTCAAAACTTGAAGGCAAAAAAGTAATGCTTTATATTGGTGGGTTAAGACCTCGTCACGTTATTGGCGCTTATGAAGACTTAGGTATGGAGATTATTGGTACTGGTTATGAGTTTGGTCATGGTGATGATTACAAAAGAACAAAAGAAGACTTAAGCAGAAGTACACTTATTTATGATGATGCAAATGAGTATGAGTTAGAGCAATTTGTTAAAAAATTAAGACCAGATTTAGTTGCTGCTGGTGTTAAAGAAAAGTATGTATTCCAAAAAATGGGATTACCATTTAGACAGATGCACTCTTGGGATTATTCAGGACCATACCATGGTTATGATGCATTCGCAATTTTTGCTAAAGACATGGATTTAGCTATGAATTCACCAGTTTGGTCTCATACTAAAGCACCATGGGACAAACAAGAAGTAGGAGCTTAA